In Stomoxys calcitrans chromosome 2, idStoCalc2.1, whole genome shotgun sequence, the following proteins share a genomic window:
- the LOC106085426 gene encoding serine protease 7: protein MLAKMLKPRLILAKSILIAGVILNTSLALSYDDSLKCFNPNGRIGRCISVYECTTILGIIRNQRSTEIAFARQSECPNGRGRRPYVCCTVDTGFVQRTQLNGQRIVFPRDDDTFTYSSKPHPYTERPQNNDDLYPKPPVCGPISVVNKIYGGEEAELGEFPWLANLEHKKANGALVSVCAGNIINHRYVLTAGHCIKGKIEEKVGKLVSIRIGDHNTQTPVDCNNHGCIAPFQRLNVERIMVHPEFNSDPSIYNINDIALVRTDRSIVYSETVAPVCLPDALPSLGPLRSGIKLTVAGWGHNGTAKYTAAKQKVEVPYVENSVCPHKLVDSQLCAGGEYRKDSCTGDSGGALTRLSPHGWCVEGIVSYGRGCGLETPAIYTRVRSFLNWIHSNVVP from the exons atgttagccaaaatGCTAAAACCTCGATTAATTCTAGCAAAGTCTATATTAATTGCGGGCGTGATTCTAAACACAAGCCTGGCGTTATCTTATGATG ACTCTCTGAAGTGCTTTAACCCCAATGGGCGCATAGGCAGATGTATATCCGTATATGAGTGCACTACCATCTTGGGAATAATTCGCAATCAAAGATCTACCGAAATTGCCTTTGCTCGACAATCGGAGTGCCCAAATGGCCGGGGAAGACGACCCTATGTATGTTGTACCGTTGACACGGGATTTGTGCAGAGAACCCAGTTAAATGGTCAACGCATTGTATTTCCACGTGATGACGACACATTCACTTACAGTTCAAAGCCACATCCTTATACCGAAAGGCCACAAAATAATGATGACTTATATCCTAAACCACCGGTATGTGGCCCCATATCGGTGGTGAATAAGATTTATGGCGGTGAGGAAGCAGAATTGGGAGAATTTCCTTGGTTGGCCAATTTGGAGCATAAAAAGG cAAATGGTGCTTTGGTCTCTGTGTGTGCTGGCAATATAATCAATCACCGGTATGTCTTGACTGCTGGCCATTGCATAAAGGGCAAAATAGAAGAAAAAGTTGGAAAACT TGTTTCCATACGAATTGGTGACCACAATACCCAAACACCAGTGGATTGCAACAATCATGGATGCATAGCACCCTTTCAGCGTTTAAATGTCGAGCGTATAATGGTTCATCCGGAATTCAATAGTGATCCCTCGATATACAATATTAACGATATAGCATTGGTTAGAACAGATAGATCGATTGTGTACAGTGAGACTGTAGCACCAGTCTGTCTGCCAGATGCATTGCCCTCATTGGGGCCACTAAGGAGTGGCATTAAGCTAACGGTGGCTGGATGGGGTCATAATGGAACAG caaaatacACTGCTGCAAAACAAAAAGTCGAAGTCCCTTATGTGGAAAATAGCGTTTGTCCTCACAAGCTTGTGGATTCGCAACTATGTGCCGGCGGGGAATATCGCAAAGATAGCTGTACTGGAGATTCCGGAGGTGCCTTGACCCGCCTCTCGCCCCATGGTTGGTGTGTTGAGGGCATTGTCTCCTATGGTCGAGGTTGTGGCCTGGAGACTCCGGCCATTTATACTCGCGTCAGAAGTTTTCTTAATTGGATTCACAGCAATGTTGTTCCCTAG